Proteins encoded together in one Drosophila gunungcola strain Sukarami chromosome 2R unlocalized genomic scaffold, Dgunungcola_SK_2 000013F, whole genome shotgun sequence window:
- the LOC128256071 gene encoding LOW QUALITY PROTEIN: glycerophosphocholine phosphodiesterase GPCPD1 (The sequence of the model RefSeq protein was modified relative to this genomic sequence to represent the inferred CDS: inserted 1 base in 1 codon) → MSVSWSKTFVALTVAWLSTLCLLPVETFCDTSYYEKYYAARRYVPLKRNAPLVFNFTLALPDGDQLATFERPXLVGNLPVLGAWQAKQAVLLNRTAVHNVWTASVEIPQNSSVEYRYFAAAVGQSGGAVQIRRWESHVQARTFNTTKFNGNRSDEFGLIAGQRQLSRGWLQDSGSILQLKVFREALNLEEQPELGQGRLRLRLQPVDPKSLAPILSSSRASVEYVRMSYADSKLREQPEYGVAYASGDILMFHVSLEQLERVAFLVEVYAEQPAESVVRLLGYSHLLHTSFAGTEGRVSIDLISPLWQRVVGGLRLEYLHIRPMERDGFDLRTSFANYWRSNWTALEVGHRGLGKSLTVTTNAAPLIENTVASMLASAEMGADLVEFDVQLTSDLVPIIHHDFSIRVCIDSKTPTSRDDLTEVLLKDISYEQLKDLKTYRIVGNKIVEYPAHNNVEPPEQRLFPTLQDFFERVNQSTGFDIEIKWPQQRADGQFESEQTLDKNLFADRILAVVRRHGCGRLNVIKSFDADLCSLLRFKQHMYPVLFLSSSKEHVFADPRTSTVEQSINFAQAFDLGGISPNAVFVKADPSVVQRAKAQVPIVLLWGSDLKDRDSINWFLQQGPTGVIYDRLDLWLGANRTSAFEAEQDLPGYFQLQCDPAPKERELNATIESILSNVNFL, encoded by the exons ATGTCGGTGTCCTGGTCGAAGACTTTCGTGGCGCTCACCGTCGCCTGGCTGAGCACCCTGTGCCTGCTGCCCGTGGAGACCTTCTGCGACACCTCCTACTACGAGAAGTACTACGCGGCCCGGCGCTATGTGCCGCTCAAGCGGAACGCTCCGCTGGTCTTCAACTTCACCTTAGCACTGCCGGATGGCGATCAACTGGCGACGTTCGAGCGTC GCCTGGTGGGCAACCTGCCCGTTCTGGGAGCCTGGCAGGCGAAACAGGCGGTGCTGCTCAATCGCACGGCCGTGCACAATGTGTGGACCGCCTCCGTGGAGATCCCGCAGAACAGCAGCGTGGAGTATCGCTACTTTGCGGCAGCCGTTGGCCAGAGTGGAGGAGCCGTTCAGATCCGCCGCTGGGAGTCGCACGTCCAGGCCAGGACTTTCAACACCACCAAGTTTAATGGCAACCGGAGCGATGAATTCGGACTAATAGCCGGACAGCGCCAATTGTCGCGTGGCTGGCTCCAGGACTCCGGCAGCATCCTGCAGCTGAAGGTGTTCCGCGAGGCCCTCAATCTGGAGGAGCAGCCGGAACTGGGACAGGGAAGGCTGCGCCTGCGACTGCAGCCAGTGGATCCGAAGAGCCTGGCGCCCATCCTCAGCTCGTCACGCGCCAGTGTGGAGTACGTGAGGATGTCGTATGCGGACAGTAAGCTGCGCGAGCAGCCGGAGTACGGAGTGGCCTACGCCTCCGGCGACATACTCATGTTCCACGTGAGCCTGGAGCAGCTGGAGCGGGTGGCTTTCCTGGTGGAGGTGTATGCCGAACAGCCGGCGGAGAGTGTGGTCCGGCTTCTGGGCTACTCGCACCTGCTGCACACCTCGTTCGCCGGCACCGAGGGCCGCGTCTCCATCGACCTCATCTCGCCGCTCTGGCAGCGCGTGGTGGGTGGACTGCGGCTGGAGTACCTGCACATCCGGCCCATGGAGCGGGATGGCTTCGACCTGCGCACCAGCTTCGCCAACTACTGGCGCTCCAACTGGACAGCCTTGGAGGTGGGCCACCGCGGACTGGGCAAGTCGCTGACGGTCACCACGAATGCGGCGCCGCTCATCGAGAACACGGTGGCCTCCATGTTGGCCTCCGCCGAGATGGGCGCCGATCTCGTGGAGTTCGATGTGCAGCTGACCAGCGATCTGGTGCCCATCATCCACCACGACTTCTCCATTCGCGTGTGCATTGACTCCAAGACGCCGACCAGTCGCGACGACCTCACCGAGGTTCTGCTGAAGGACATATCCTACGAGCAGCTGAAGGACCTCAAGACCTACCGGATTGTGGGTAACAAGATTGTTGAGTATCCGGCGCACAACAACGTGGAGCCGCCGGAACAGCGCCTCTTCCCCACGCTCCAAGACTTCTTCGAGCGGGTGAACCAGAGCACAGGATTCGACATCGAGATCAAGTGGCCGCAGCAGCGGGCAGACGGGCAGTTCGAGAGTGAACAGACGCTGGACAAAAACCTCTTCGCGGATCGCATCCTGGCGGTGGTGCGGCGGCATGGCTGCGGGCGTCTCAATGTGATCAAGAGCTTCGACGCCGATCTGTGTTCCCTGCTGCGCTTCAAGCAGCACATGTACCCGGTGCTCTTCCTGTCCAGCAGCAAGGAGCACGTCTTCGCGGATCCGCGGACCAGCACTGTGGAGCAGAGCATCAACTTTGCCCAGGCCTTCGATCTTGGCGGCATTTCGCCCAATGCCGTTTTCGTCAAGGCGGATCCTTCAGTGGTCCAACGGGCGAAGGCACAGGTGCCCATCGTTCTGCTTTGGGGATCGGACCTCAAGGACCGCGACTCCATCAACTGGTTCCTGCAGCAGGGACCCACGGGCGTCATCTACGACCGGCTGGACCTCTGGCTGGGCGCCAACAGGACGAGCGCCTTCGAGGCGGAGCAGGACCTGCCCGGCTACTTCCAGCTCCAGTGCGATCCGGCGCCCAAGGAGCGCGAGCTGAACGCCACCATTGAAAGCATCCTGAGTAACGTTAATTTCCTGTAG
- the LOC128256078 gene encoding protein king tubby isoform X1, with protein MSAINGRNQKMEQQRQLMEAYIRQKRASPGMVQASDLQINRPMSGMRSNSRELHAYDGPMQFISSPQNPDQILTNGSPGGIAPVAMNTSRNHSNNMRSLSTINQEADLIEEISSHELEDEESSPVTVIEQLQAGSHSANSTHSQKPRARQHSFSDNLDEDDYTNRNVAGAAPVRPAGMASSPYKDATLDSNGTGNGAGGESEGDVIGNIDQFVMQPAPQGVLYKCRITRDRKGMDRGLFPIYYLHLERDYGKKIFLLGGRKRKKSKTSNYIVSCDPTDLSRNADGFCGKLRSNVFGTSFTVFDNGNKESTESPRLDLAVIIYDTNILGFKGPRNMTVILPGMTEDDQRVKISSADPKQQGILDLWKMKNMDNIVELHNKTPVWNDETQSYVLNFHGRVTQASVKNFQLVHDSDPEYIVMQFGRTSEDVFTMDYRYPLCAMQAFAIALSSFDGKIACE; from the exons CGCCAGCTGATGGAGGCCTACATCCGGCAGAAGAGAGCCTCGCCGGGAATGGTCCAGGCAAGCGATCTGCAGATCAACCGGCCCATGTCCGGCATGCGCAGCAACAGCCGGGAGCTGCACGCCTACGACGGACCCATGCAGTTCATCAGCTCGCCCCAGAATCCGGACCAGATACTGACCAACGGCAGCCCCGGGGGCATCGCTCCGGTTGCCATGAACACGAGTCGCAACCACTCAAACAACATGCGCAGTCTGAGCACCATCAACCAGGAGG CGGATCTTATAGAGGAGATCTCATCACATGAACTGGAGGACGAGGAGAGCAGTCCGGTGACGGTGATCGAGCAGCTGCAGGCTGGCAGCCACAGCGCCAACTCGACGCACTCGCAGAAGCCGCGTGCCCGCCAGCATTCCTTCAGCGACAACCTGGACGAGGACGACTACACCAATCGCAATGTCGCGGGAGCAGCTCCAGTGCGTCCTGCCGGAATGGCCTCGTCGCCTTACAAAGATGCGACGCTGGACAGCAACGGGACAGGCAATGGGGCTGGTGGGGAGTCCGAGGGGGATGTCATCGGAAACATCGACCAGTTCGTAATGCAGCCAGCGCCACAGGGAGTCCTCTACAAGTGCCGCATCACCCGGGATCGCAAGGGCATGGACCGAGGTCTCTTTCCCATATACTACTTGCACCTGGAGCGAGACTACGGCAAGAAGATATTCCTGCTGGGAG GCCGCAAACGCAAGAAGAGCAAGACATCCAACTACATTGTCAGCTGCGATCCCACGGATTTGTCTCGCAATGCCGATGGCTTCTGCGGCAAGCTCCGCTCAAATGTTTTTGGCACGTCCTTTACCGTCTTTGACAATGGGAACAAGGAGAGCACGGAGAGCCCTAGACTCGACCTGGCCGTAATTATTTAC GACACAAACATCCTGGGGTTCAAGGGACCTCGCAACATGACTGTAATACTGCCGGGCATGACTGAGGATGATCAGCGTGTCAAGATCAGTTCAGCGGATCCCAAGCAGCAGGGCATTCTGGACCTCTGGAAGATGAAG AACATGGACAACATTGTGGAGCTGCACAATAAGACGCCGGTGTGGAACGACGAAACGCAGTCGTATGTGCTCAACTTTCACGGACGCGTCACCCAGGCGTCGGTGAAGAACTTTCAGCTGGTCCACGACTCCGATCCCGAGTACATAGTGATGCAGTTTGGTCGCACCTCGGAGGACGTCTTCACCATGGACTACCGCTACCCACTGTGTGCGATGCAGGCTTTTGCAATAGCCCTCAGCAGTTTCGACGGCAAAATAGCCTGTGAGTGA
- the LOC128256078 gene encoding protein king tubby isoform X2 — protein sequence MEAYIRQKRASPGMVQASDLQINRPMSGMRSNSRELHAYDGPMQFISSPQNPDQILTNGSPGGIAPVAMNTSRNHSNNMRSLSTINQEADLIEEISSHELEDEESSPVTVIEQLQAGSHSANSTHSQKPRARQHSFSDNLDEDDYTNRNVAGAAPVRPAGMASSPYKDATLDSNGTGNGAGGESEGDVIGNIDQFVMQPAPQGVLYKCRITRDRKGMDRGLFPIYYLHLERDYGKKIFLLGGRKRKKSKTSNYIVSCDPTDLSRNADGFCGKLRSNVFGTSFTVFDNGNKESTESPRLDLAVIIYDTNILGFKGPRNMTVILPGMTEDDQRVKISSADPKQQGILDLWKMKNMDNIVELHNKTPVWNDETQSYVLNFHGRVTQASVKNFQLVHDSDPEYIVMQFGRTSEDVFTMDYRYPLCAMQAFAIALSSFDGKIACE from the exons ATGGAGGCCTACATCCGGCAGAAGAGAGCCTCGCCGGGAATGGTCCAGGCAAGCGATCTGCAGATCAACCGGCCCATGTCCGGCATGCGCAGCAACAGCCGGGAGCTGCACGCCTACGACGGACCCATGCAGTTCATCAGCTCGCCCCAGAATCCGGACCAGATACTGACCAACGGCAGCCCCGGGGGCATCGCTCCGGTTGCCATGAACACGAGTCGCAACCACTCAAACAACATGCGCAGTCTGAGCACCATCAACCAGGAGG CGGATCTTATAGAGGAGATCTCATCACATGAACTGGAGGACGAGGAGAGCAGTCCGGTGACGGTGATCGAGCAGCTGCAGGCTGGCAGCCACAGCGCCAACTCGACGCACTCGCAGAAGCCGCGTGCCCGCCAGCATTCCTTCAGCGACAACCTGGACGAGGACGACTACACCAATCGCAATGTCGCGGGAGCAGCTCCAGTGCGTCCTGCCGGAATGGCCTCGTCGCCTTACAAAGATGCGACGCTGGACAGCAACGGGACAGGCAATGGGGCTGGTGGGGAGTCCGAGGGGGATGTCATCGGAAACATCGACCAGTTCGTAATGCAGCCAGCGCCACAGGGAGTCCTCTACAAGTGCCGCATCACCCGGGATCGCAAGGGCATGGACCGAGGTCTCTTTCCCATATACTACTTGCACCTGGAGCGAGACTACGGCAAGAAGATATTCCTGCTGGGAG GCCGCAAACGCAAGAAGAGCAAGACATCCAACTACATTGTCAGCTGCGATCCCACGGATTTGTCTCGCAATGCCGATGGCTTCTGCGGCAAGCTCCGCTCAAATGTTTTTGGCACGTCCTTTACCGTCTTTGACAATGGGAACAAGGAGAGCACGGAGAGCCCTAGACTCGACCTGGCCGTAATTATTTAC GACACAAACATCCTGGGGTTCAAGGGACCTCGCAACATGACTGTAATACTGCCGGGCATGACTGAGGATGATCAGCGTGTCAAGATCAGTTCAGCGGATCCCAAGCAGCAGGGCATTCTGGACCTCTGGAAGATGAAG AACATGGACAACATTGTGGAGCTGCACAATAAGACGCCGGTGTGGAACGACGAAACGCAGTCGTATGTGCTCAACTTTCACGGACGCGTCACCCAGGCGTCGGTGAAGAACTTTCAGCTGGTCCACGACTCCGATCCCGAGTACATAGTGATGCAGTTTGGTCGCACCTCGGAGGACGTCTTCACCATGGACTACCGCTACCCACTGTGTGCGATGCAGGCTTTTGCAATAGCCCTCAGCAGTTTCGACGGCAAAATAGCCTGTGAGTGA
- the LOC128256070 gene encoding protein O-mannosyl-transferase Tmtc3 produces MSMNPNPGVLQNAPSFSPKDRERATSSSQRNLLEFLCICVACLACYYNSTQCGLVFDDISAIRDNKDLRPHTPLRNVFLNDFWGTPMRKEQSHKSYRPLTVLTFRFNYLLHALEPFGYHFVNLLLHLSVCLLWRRVCRLLLRQCASSGSNATSASASPSSSASASQLNTCAFVASLLFAVHPVHTEAVTGVVGRAELLSSICFLAAFLSYTRSVGDSGCPRRTNWLALFACFGSCLLASMLCKEQGITIAGICVVYELFVVHQLRPLHLCHFVLRLFEEHTEQQSPKLTNPSGIRRWSSSVLWKRLIFLAGITLALLVGRVYVMGSQLPIFTRFDNPASAADTPERQLTYGYLIYLNCWLLLCPSLLCCDWTMGTVPMLQGFADARNLTTLFTFMALGTLVAKACFTRNLARSRTLIMCLGWMVLPFLPASNLFFPVGFVVAERILYMPSMGYCLLVAYGFEQLQRRGSPTWRRIGQAALAVLLLTHALKTHQRNSDWRTEYSLFMSGVHVNQRNAKLYNNVGHALENEGKFEEALLYFQQAVRIQADDIGAHINVGRTFNNLKRYAEAEQAYVQAKALFPQAKPGVSYHARIAPNHLNVFINLANLIAKNQTRLEEADHLYRQAISMRSDYVQAYINRGDILMKLNRTAQAQEVYEQALLYDNENADIYYNLGVVFLEQGKSQQAQVYFNKAIELYPEHEQALLNSAILLQELGGEEARRVSRSRLYKVLAKDDQNEKVYFNLGMLAMDESSFDDAEQFFKRAIHLKSDFRSALFNLALLLADTKRPLDAVPFLNQLIRHHASHVKGLILLGDIYINHMKDLDAAEKCYRSILHYDPHNTQGLHNLCVVFVERKRLAKAAACLQYAQRLAPAEDYIGRHLQIVYARLQKINKLPESAPERKLAYEDYDPLEFKLPQNRPTHKPRKRS; encoded by the exons ATGTCAATGAACCCCAACCCCGGAGTCCTCCAGAATGCACCCTCCTTCTCGCCGAAGGACAGGGAAAGGGCGACCAGCTCCTCGCAGCGCAATCTGCTCGAGTTCCTGTGCATTTGCGTGGCCTGCCTCGCCTGCTACTACAACAGCACGCAGTGCGGGCTGGTCTTTGACGACATTAGTGCCATTAGGGACAACAAGGACTTAAGACCTCACACGCCGCTGCGCAACGTCTTCCTCAATGACTTCTGGGGCACGCCGATGCGCAAGGAGCAGTCCCACAAGTCCTACCGCCCACTTACCGTTCTAACGTTCCGATTCAACTACTTGCTGCATGCGCTGGAGCCGTTTGGCTACCACTTCGTCAACCTGCTGCTGCACTTGTCGGTCTGCCTGTTGTGGCGACGGGTCTGCCGGCTGCTGCTCCGCCAGTGTGCCTCGTCGGGCAGTAATGCAACCTCGGCCTCGGCCTCACCATCATCCTCAGCCTCAGCCTCCCAGCTCAACACATGCGCCTTTGTGGCTTCGTTGCTCTTTGCCGTTCATCCGGTTCACACGGAGGCCGTTACTGGCGTCGTCGGGCGCGCTGAATTGCTCTCTTCCATTTGCTTCCTGGCCGCATTTCTCAGCTACACGAGGTCCGTCGGCGACTCGGGCTGCCCTCGTCGAACCAATTGGCTGGCGCTTTTCGCCTGCTTTGGCAGTTGTTTGCTGGCCTCCATGCTGTGCAAGGAGCAAGGTATCACCATCGCCGGCATCTGCGTGGTCTACGAGTTGTTCGTGGTGCATCAACTGCGGCCGCTGCATCTTTGCCACTTTGTGTTGCGTCTGTTCGAGGAGCACACCGAACAGCAGTCGCCCAAGTTGACGAATCCCTCGGGCATCCGACGCTGGTCTTCCTCGGTGCTGTGGAAACGATTGATCTTTCTGGCCGGAATCACGTTGGCCCTGCTGGTGGGCCGTGTCTATGTGATGGGCTCCCAGCTGCCCATCTTTACGCGGTTCGACAATCCAGCCTCGGCGGCGGATACGCCCGAACGGCAACTCACCTACGGCTACCTGATCTACCTGAACTGCTGGCTGCTGCTCTGTCCCTCGTTGCTCTGCTGCGACTGGACAATGG GCACTGTTCCGATGCTGCAGGGATTTGCGGATGCCCGCAACTTGACTACACTGTTTACCTTCATGGCGCTAGGGACTTTGGTGGCAAAGGCGTGCTTCACCCGCAACTTGGCCAGGTCGCGGACTCTTATTATGTGTCTCGGCTGGATGGTGCTGCCCTTCCTCCCAGCCTCCAATCTGTTCTTCCCAGTGGGCTTTGTGGTGGCAGAACGCATTTTGTACATGCCATCCATGGGCTACTGTTTGCTGGTGGCCTACGGCTTTGAGCAGCTCCAGCGTCGTGGGAGTCCTACATGGCGTCGGATTGGACAGGCAGCCCTGGCTGTTCTGCTGCTCACGCACGCTCTGAAAACGCATCAGCGTAATTCAGACTGGCGAACAGAGTACTCTCTCTTTATGTCTGGCGTACACGTAAATCAACGCAACGCCAAGTTGTACAACAACGTGGGGCACGCTTTGGAAAACGAGGGAAAGTTTGAAGAGGCATTACTCTACTTCCAGCAGGCCGTGCGCATACAGGCCGATGACATTGGAGCCCATATCAATGTAGGTCGCACATTCAATAATCTCAAGCGGTATGCGGAGGCGGAACAAGCTTATGTCCAGGCCAAGGCTCTGTTTCCACAGGCCAAGCCGGGGGTCAGCTATCATGCGCGCATTGCTCCCAATCACTTAAATGTGTTTATCAACCTGGCGAATCTTATAGCCAAGAATCAAACGCGTCTGGAGGAGGCTGACCATCTCTATCGCCAGGCTATCAGCATGAGGAGTGACTATGTTCAA GCTTATATCAACCGCGGAGACATTCTCATGAAGCTGAATCGCACCGCCCAGGCCCAGGAGGTGTACGAGCAGGCCCTGCTGTATGACAACGAGAATGCGGACATCTACTATAATCTGGGCGTGGTCTTCCTGGAGCAGGGCAAGAGCCAGCAGGCCCAAGTGTACTTCAACAAGGCGATCGAGCTGTATCCGGAACACGAGCAGGCGCTGCTTAACTCAGCCATTCTCCTGCAGGAGCTAGGTGGCGAGGAGGCGCGCAGGGTGTCCCGCTCACGCCTTTATAAAGTACTTGCCAAGGATGATCAGAACGAGAAGGTGTACTTCAACTTGGGCATGCTGGCTATGGATGAATCGAGCTTTGATGACGCTGAGCAATTCTTTAAGAGGGCCATCCACCTTAAGTCTGACTTCCGTAGTGCTCTATTTAATCTGGCTTTACTGCTGGCGGATACAAAGCGGCCCCTGGATGCGGTGCCGTTCTTAAATCAACTGATCCGACATCACGCCTCGCATGTGAAAGGTCTGATCCTGTTGGGCGACATTTATATCAACCACATGAAGGACCTGGATGCGGCTGAGAAGTGTTATCGAAGCATACTTCACTATGATCCCCACAACACCCAAGGGCTGCACAACCTGTGTGTGGTGTTTGTGGAACGCAAAAGGCTTGCGAAGGCCGCTGCCTGTTTGCAGTATGCCCAGCGCTTGGCCCCCGCCGAGGACTATATTGGTAGGCATTTGCAGATTGTCTATGCACGGCTGCAGAAAATCAACAAGTTACCTGAATCGGCGCCAGAGCGAAAGCTCGCGTACGAGGACTATGATCCTCTCGAGTTTAAACTCCCCCAGAACCGACCGACGCATAAGCCTCGTAAAAGGTCGTAG
- the LOC128256085 gene encoding protein mago nashi, which produces MSTEDFYLRYYVGHKGKFGHEFLEFEFRPDGKLRYANNSNYKNDTMIRKEAFVHQSVMEELKRIIIDSEIMQEDDLPWPPPDRVGRQELEIVIGDEHISFTTSKTGSLVDVNRSKDPEGLRCFYYLVQDLKCLVFSLIGLHFKIKPI; this is translated from the exons ATGTCCACCGAAGACTTCTACTTGCGCTACTATGTCGGCCACAAGGGCAAGTTTGGGCACGAGTTTCTGGAGTTCGAGTTCCGGCCGGACGGCAAACTCCGGTACGCCAACAACTCCAACTACAAAAATGACACCATGATCCGCAAAGAGGCCTTCGTCCACCAATCTGTGATGGAAGAGTTAAAGCGCATCATCATCGATTCGGAGATAATGCAGGAGGATGATCTGCCCTGGCCGCCACCAGATCGCGTGGGTCGACAG GAACTGGAAATCGTCATAGGGGATGAACACATTTCGTTTACCACCTCAAAGACCGGCTCCTTGGTGGACGTGAATCGCTCAAAGGACCCCGAAGGCCTGCGCTGTTTTTACTACCTGGTGCAGGATCTCAAGTGCCTGGTCTTCTCACTTATCGGTCTGCACTTCAAGATCAAACCCATATAA